A genomic region of Venturia canescens isolate UGA chromosome 7, ASM1945775v1, whole genome shotgun sequence contains the following coding sequences:
- the lap gene encoding phosphatidylinositol-binding clathrin assembly protein isoform X10 — protein sequence MAGQTINDRLLAARHSIAGQGLAKSVCKATTEEMIGPKKKHLDYLIHCTNEPNVSIPQLANLLIERSQNTNWTVVFKALITVHHMLCYGNERFTQYLASSNSTFQLSNFLDKSGVQAGARVGYDMSPFIRRYAKYLNEKAMSYRSVAFDFCKVKRGKEDGTLRTMNVEKLLKTLPVLQAQLDSLLEFDCTANDLTNGVISMAFMLLFRDLIRLFACYNDGIINLLEKYFDMNKKQCRDALDLYKKFLIRMDRVGEFLKVAESVDIDKGDIPDLTKAPSSLLDALEQHLASLEGKKGSAANTPTQSASNRTNVKSGVSALSSTSTAFGTAASNARLDHTGNGHIDEALRQQALAEEEAAMNQYKAKVQSPSGGPSTNPFLSSPTGSGNQPIVDLFGSAPTTDSQLAGNPFADMFGAPQPAAPQQPQPQNNMWMTNGNDNNFSSVFGGQEQGTAAGPGSVGSVPNPFMNDFPPPNTSNPQPSGNNATIGMFGNESRNAGGDPFSGVGQADMFGGDSAMAKTSDIVEAVGADFVNAGNNVVQNNNGQQSSSAGSMSHATSLGTAKSNATPPPRPPPPGTIGAVNDNSTPRPMSPAIGAPSNSAGRQNFANPNKSAFDDLNDSIRMALGGSPSRPAPGAPSQATQLSQQQQSIPNQQPQQRQIPGGWIADNDIAPVANVGGLAMTAPASGQTVMGPVTNTGYPQIPNQTSQLPVGYGSPAKQPMSAAGQPATTTTAGSKVLTGDLDSSLASLAQNLTINKSAQPQVKTMQWNSPKNTAKTGGPAGWTPQPMAATTGAGYRPMGQGMTQLPPTTTLGFSQTAPLGMQNMPMGMQGMQGMRPMMGVMPGENAGTTGAAPMMMTGANPMMGPGGPMQPQQQPQSIGGQTTNNAVQLDPFGAL from the exons ATTTAATACATTGCACGAACGAGCCCAACGTTTCGATACCACAACTGGCAAATCTCCTGATCGAGAGATCCCAAAACACAAATTGGACAGTCGTCTTTAAGGCTCTAATAACCGTACATCACATGCTCTGCTATGGAAACGAG AGGTTTACTCAGTACCTTGCGTCGAGCAACAGCACGTTCCAGCTCAGTAATTTCCTGGACAAAAGTGGTGTGCAAG CCGGAGCTCGGGTGG GGTACGATATGTCGCCGTTCATCAGGCGATACGCCAAATATCTTAACGAGAAAGCAATGTCGTACAGAAGTGTGGCCTTCGATTTCTGCAAAGTCAAACGAGG GAAGGAAGATGGCACGCTGCGCACAATgaacgttgaaaaacttcTGAAGACCTTGCCGGTGCTCCAGGCACAGTTGGACTCACTCCTTGAATTCGATTGCACGGCCAATGATCTCACCAATGGCGTTATCAGTATGGCTTTCATGCTTCTCTTCCGAGATCTTATAAGGCTCTTTGCTTGCTACAACGATGGTATCATTAATCTATTAG AAAAGTACTTCGACATGAATAAAAAGCAATGCAGAGACGCTTTGGATCTGTACAAAAAGTTTCTAATACGAATGGATCGGGTCGGAGAATTCCTCAAAGTTGCTGAG AGTGTGGATATCGACAAAGGCGATATTCCTGACCTCACCAAG GCTCCGAGCAGTTTGTTGGACGCATTGGAACAGCACTTGGCATCCCTCGAAGGAAAGAAAGGTTCGGCGGCCAACACCCCGACTCAATCAGCCAG CAATAGAACGAATGTAAAGTCGGGAGTGTCCGCCCTGTCTTCCACCAGTACGGCCTTTGGAACCGCCGCCAGCAACGCCCGACTCGATCACACCGGTAATGGACACATCGACGAGGCTCTCAGACAACAGGCTCTCGCCGAGGAGGAGGCTGCTATGAATCAGTACAAG GCCAAGGTACAATCACCATCGGGTGGACCGAGCACGAATCCGTTCCTGAGTTCACCAACCGGAAGCGGAAATCAGCCGATCGTCGATCTCTTCGGTTCAGCGCCGACCACAGATTCTCAG CTTGCAGGAAATCCGTTTGCCGACATGTTCGGAGCGCCACAACCGGCAGCTCCTCAACAACCGCAGCCACAAAACAATATGTGGATGACCAACGGTAATG ATAACAATTTCTCATCGGTGTTCGGAGGTCAAGAACAAGGGACGG CTGCCGGCCCAGGATCGGTTGGATCCGTGCCCAATCCCTTCATGAACGATTTTCCACCTCCCAACACGAGCAATCCTCAACCTTCCGGTAACAACGCGACGATCGGTATGTTCGGTAACGAGTCCCGTAACGCCGGGGGAGATCCCTTCAGTGGGGTCGGACAGGCGGATATGTTTGGGGGCGACTCTGCAATGGCGAAGACTTCGGATATCGTTGAGGCCGTTGGTGCTGACTTTGTTAACGCTGGTAATAACGTCGTCCAGAATAATAACGGGCAGCAATCATCATCAGCGGGTTCAATGTCGCATGCGACCTCACTGGGTACTGCAAAGTCCAATGCAACGCCGCCGCCCAGACCGCCCCCACCCGGAACAATCGGTGCTGTTAATGACAATTCAACGCCGAGGCCAATGTCACCCGCGATTGGAGCTCCTTCCAACTCCGCTGGTAGACAAAACTTTGCGAATCCCAATAAGAGCGCCTTCGACGATCTCAATGACAGCATTCGTATGGCACTGGGTGGGTCTCCTTCGCGTCCGGCACCCGGCGCTCCATCCCAAGCCACTCAACTCTCGCAACAGCAGCAATCCATCCCCAATCAACAACCGCAGCAACGACAAATTCCTGGCGGATGGATCGCCGATAACGACATTGCTCCTGTTGCTAATGTCGGTGGCTTGGCTATGACGGCTCCTGCTTCTGGACAAACGGTTATGGGACCCGTTACCAATACCGGATATCCCCAAATCCCTAACCAAACTTCCCAGCTACCCGTGGGATACGGCTCTCCGGCAAAACAACCAATGTCAG CAGCGGGTCAACCGGCGACAACAACCACCGCCGGAAGCAAAGTACTGACTGGCGATTTGGACAGCAGCCTGGCAAGCCTCGCTCAAAATCTCACCATCAACAAAAGCGCCCAACCCCAAGTCAA GACTATGCAGTGGAACTCGCCGAAGAATACAGCAAAGACGGGTGGCCCAGCTGGATGGACGCCTCAGCCAATGGCAGCTACGACCGGAGCGGGATATCGTCCAATG GGCCAAGGAATGACGCAACTCCCTCCAACCACCACTTTGGGCTTCTCTCAAACCGCACCGTTG GGTATGCAAAATATGCCGATGGGCATGCAGGGTATGCAGGGTATGAGGCCAATGATGGGTGTTATGCCTGGTGAGAACGCCGGGACTACCGGAGCGGCCCCAATGATGATGACCGGTGCGAACCCAATGATGGGTCCCGGTGGCCCTATGCAACCTCAACAGCAACCTCAATCCATCGGTGGCCAAACGACCAATAACGCCGTACAGCTTGATCCCTTTGGTGCTCTGTGA
- the lap gene encoding phosphatidylinositol-binding clathrin assembly protein unc-11 isoform X5, whose product MAGQTINDRLLAARHSIAGQGLAKSVCKATTEEMIGPKKKHLDYLIHCTNEPNVSIPQLANLLIERSQNTNWTVVFKALITVHHMLCYGNERFTQYLASSNSTFQLSNFLDKSGVQAGARVGYDMSPFIRRYAKYLNEKAMSYRSVAFDFCKVKRGKEDGTLRTMNVEKLLKTLPVLQAQLDSLLEFDCTANDLTNGVISMAFMLLFRDLIRLFACYNDGIINLLEKYFDMNKKQCRDALDLYKKFLIRMDRVGEFLKVAESVDIDKGDIPDLTKAPSSLLDALEQHLASLEGKKGSAANTPTQSASNRTNVKSGVSALSSTSTAFGTAASNARLDHTGNGHIDEALRQQALAEEEAAMNQYKAKVQSPSGGPSTNPFLSSPTGSGNQPIVDLFGSAPTTDSQLAGNPFADMFGAPQPAAPQQPQPQNNMWMTNGNGFAVGPAASNNFVTDNNFSSVFGGQEQGTAAGPGSVGSVPNPFMNDFPPPNTSNPQPSGNNATIGMFGNESRNAGGDPFSGVGQADMFGGDSAMAKTSDIVEAVGADFVNAGNNVVQNNNGQQSSSAGSMSHATSLGTAKSNATPPPRPPPPGTIGAVNDNSTPRPMSPAIGAPSNSAGRQNFANPNKSAFDDLNDSIRMALGGSPSRPAPGAPSQATQLSQQQQSIPNQQPQQRQIPGGWIADNDIAPVANVGGLAMTAPASGQTVMGPVTNTGYPQIPNQTSQLPVGYGSPAKQPMSAAGQPATTTTAGSKVLTGDLDSSLASLAQNLTINKSAQPQVKTMQWNSPKNTAKTGGPAGWTPQPMAATTGAGYRPMGQGMTQLPPTTTLGFSQTAPLGMQNMPMGMQGMQGMRPMMGVMPGENAGTTGAAPMMMTGANPMMGPGGPMQPQQQPQSIGGQTTNNAVQLDPFGAL is encoded by the exons ATTTAATACATTGCACGAACGAGCCCAACGTTTCGATACCACAACTGGCAAATCTCCTGATCGAGAGATCCCAAAACACAAATTGGACAGTCGTCTTTAAGGCTCTAATAACCGTACATCACATGCTCTGCTATGGAAACGAG AGGTTTACTCAGTACCTTGCGTCGAGCAACAGCACGTTCCAGCTCAGTAATTTCCTGGACAAAAGTGGTGTGCAAG CCGGAGCTCGGGTGG GGTACGATATGTCGCCGTTCATCAGGCGATACGCCAAATATCTTAACGAGAAAGCAATGTCGTACAGAAGTGTGGCCTTCGATTTCTGCAAAGTCAAACGAGG GAAGGAAGATGGCACGCTGCGCACAATgaacgttgaaaaacttcTGAAGACCTTGCCGGTGCTCCAGGCACAGTTGGACTCACTCCTTGAATTCGATTGCACGGCCAATGATCTCACCAATGGCGTTATCAGTATGGCTTTCATGCTTCTCTTCCGAGATCTTATAAGGCTCTTTGCTTGCTACAACGATGGTATCATTAATCTATTAG AAAAGTACTTCGACATGAATAAAAAGCAATGCAGAGACGCTTTGGATCTGTACAAAAAGTTTCTAATACGAATGGATCGGGTCGGAGAATTCCTCAAAGTTGCTGAG AGTGTGGATATCGACAAAGGCGATATTCCTGACCTCACCAAG GCTCCGAGCAGTTTGTTGGACGCATTGGAACAGCACTTGGCATCCCTCGAAGGAAAGAAAGGTTCGGCGGCCAACACCCCGACTCAATCAGCCAG CAATAGAACGAATGTAAAGTCGGGAGTGTCCGCCCTGTCTTCCACCAGTACGGCCTTTGGAACCGCCGCCAGCAACGCCCGACTCGATCACACCGGTAATGGACACATCGACGAGGCTCTCAGACAACAGGCTCTCGCCGAGGAGGAGGCTGCTATGAATCAGTACAAG GCCAAGGTACAATCACCATCGGGTGGACCGAGCACGAATCCGTTCCTGAGTTCACCAACCGGAAGCGGAAATCAGCCGATCGTCGATCTCTTCGGTTCAGCGCCGACCACAGATTCTCAG CTTGCAGGAAATCCGTTTGCCGACATGTTCGGAGCGCCACAACCGGCAGCTCCTCAACAACCGCAGCCACAAAACAATATGTGGATGACCAACGGTAATG GTTTCGCGGTTGGGCCAGCGGCAAGTAATAACTTTGTTACAGATAACAATTTCTCATCGGTGTTCGGAGGTCAAGAACAAGGGACGG CTGCCGGCCCAGGATCGGTTGGATCCGTGCCCAATCCCTTCATGAACGATTTTCCACCTCCCAACACGAGCAATCCTCAACCTTCCGGTAACAACGCGACGATCGGTATGTTCGGTAACGAGTCCCGTAACGCCGGGGGAGATCCCTTCAGTGGGGTCGGACAGGCGGATATGTTTGGGGGCGACTCTGCAATGGCGAAGACTTCGGATATCGTTGAGGCCGTTGGTGCTGACTTTGTTAACGCTGGTAATAACGTCGTCCAGAATAATAACGGGCAGCAATCATCATCAGCGGGTTCAATGTCGCATGCGACCTCACTGGGTACTGCAAAGTCCAATGCAACGCCGCCGCCCAGACCGCCCCCACCCGGAACAATCGGTGCTGTTAATGACAATTCAACGCCGAGGCCAATGTCACCCGCGATTGGAGCTCCTTCCAACTCCGCTGGTAGACAAAACTTTGCGAATCCCAATAAGAGCGCCTTCGACGATCTCAATGACAGCATTCGTATGGCACTGGGTGGGTCTCCTTCGCGTCCGGCACCCGGCGCTCCATCCCAAGCCACTCAACTCTCGCAACAGCAGCAATCCATCCCCAATCAACAACCGCAGCAACGACAAATTCCTGGCGGATGGATCGCCGATAACGACATTGCTCCTGTTGCTAATGTCGGTGGCTTGGCTATGACGGCTCCTGCTTCTGGACAAACGGTTATGGGACCCGTTACCAATACCGGATATCCCCAAATCCCTAACCAAACTTCCCAGCTACCCGTGGGATACGGCTCTCCGGCAAAACAACCAATGTCAG CAGCGGGTCAACCGGCGACAACAACCACCGCCGGAAGCAAAGTACTGACTGGCGATTTGGACAGCAGCCTGGCAAGCCTCGCTCAAAATCTCACCATCAACAAAAGCGCCCAACCCCAAGTCAA GACTATGCAGTGGAACTCGCCGAAGAATACAGCAAAGACGGGTGGCCCAGCTGGATGGACGCCTCAGCCAATGGCAGCTACGACCGGAGCGGGATATCGTCCAATG GGCCAAGGAATGACGCAACTCCCTCCAACCACCACTTTGGGCTTCTCTCAAACCGCACCGTTG GGTATGCAAAATATGCCGATGGGCATGCAGGGTATGCAGGGTATGAGGCCAATGATGGGTGTTATGCCTGGTGAGAACGCCGGGACTACCGGAGCGGCCCCAATGATGATGACCGGTGCGAACCCAATGATGGGTCCCGGTGGCCCTATGCAACCTCAACAGCAACCTCAATCCATCGGTGGCCAAACGACCAATAACGCCGTACAGCTTGATCCCTTTGGTGCTCTGTGA
- the lap gene encoding phosphatidylinositol-binding clathrin assembly protein unc-11 isoform X9 has translation MAGQTINDRLLAARHSIAGQGLAKSVCKATTEEMIGPKKKHLDYLIHCTNEPNVSIPQLANLLIERSQNTNWTVVFKALITVHHMLCYGNERFTQYLASSNSTFQLSNFLDKSGVQAGARVGYDMSPFIRRYAKYLNEKAMSYRSVAFDFCKVKRGKEDGTLRTMNVEKLLKTLPVLQAQLDSLLEFDCTANDLTNGVISMAFMLLFRDLIRLFACYNDGIINLLEKYFDMNKKQCRDALDLYKKFLIRMDRVGEFLKVAESVDIDKGDIPDLTKAPSSLLDALEQHLASLEGKKGSAANTPTQSASNRTNVKSGVSALSSTSTAFGTAASNARLDHTGNGHIDEALRQQALAEEEAAMNQYKAKVQSPSGGPSTNPFLSSPTGSGNQPIVDLFGSAPTTDSQSQKASDDLLQLAGNPFADMFGAPQPAAPQQPQPQNNMWMTNGNGFAVGPAASNNFVTDNNFSSVFGGQEQGTAAGPGSVGSVPNPFMNDFPPPNTSNPQPSGNNATIGMFGNESRNAGGDPFSGVGQADMFGGDSAMAKTSDIVEAVGADFVNAGNNVVQNNNGQQSSSAGSMSHATSLGTAKSNATPPPRPPPPGTIGAVNDNSTPRPMSPAIGAPSNSAGRQNFANPNKSAFDDLNDSIRMALGGSPSRPAPGAPSQATQLSQQQQSIPNQQPQQRQIPGGWIADNDIAPVANVGGLAMTAPASGQTVMGPVTNTGYPQIPNQTSQLPVGYGSPAKQPMSAAGQPATTTTAGSKVLTGDLDSSLASLAQNLTINKSAQPQVKTMQWNSPKNTAKTGGPAGWTPQPMAATTGAGYRPMGMQNMPMGMQGMQGMRPMMGVMPGENAGTTGAAPMMMTGANPMMGPGGPMQPQQQPQSIGGQTTNNAVQLDPFGAL, from the exons ATTTAATACATTGCACGAACGAGCCCAACGTTTCGATACCACAACTGGCAAATCTCCTGATCGAGAGATCCCAAAACACAAATTGGACAGTCGTCTTTAAGGCTCTAATAACCGTACATCACATGCTCTGCTATGGAAACGAG AGGTTTACTCAGTACCTTGCGTCGAGCAACAGCACGTTCCAGCTCAGTAATTTCCTGGACAAAAGTGGTGTGCAAG CCGGAGCTCGGGTGG GGTACGATATGTCGCCGTTCATCAGGCGATACGCCAAATATCTTAACGAGAAAGCAATGTCGTACAGAAGTGTGGCCTTCGATTTCTGCAAAGTCAAACGAGG GAAGGAAGATGGCACGCTGCGCACAATgaacgttgaaaaacttcTGAAGACCTTGCCGGTGCTCCAGGCACAGTTGGACTCACTCCTTGAATTCGATTGCACGGCCAATGATCTCACCAATGGCGTTATCAGTATGGCTTTCATGCTTCTCTTCCGAGATCTTATAAGGCTCTTTGCTTGCTACAACGATGGTATCATTAATCTATTAG AAAAGTACTTCGACATGAATAAAAAGCAATGCAGAGACGCTTTGGATCTGTACAAAAAGTTTCTAATACGAATGGATCGGGTCGGAGAATTCCTCAAAGTTGCTGAG AGTGTGGATATCGACAAAGGCGATATTCCTGACCTCACCAAG GCTCCGAGCAGTTTGTTGGACGCATTGGAACAGCACTTGGCATCCCTCGAAGGAAAGAAAGGTTCGGCGGCCAACACCCCGACTCAATCAGCCAG CAATAGAACGAATGTAAAGTCGGGAGTGTCCGCCCTGTCTTCCACCAGTACGGCCTTTGGAACCGCCGCCAGCAACGCCCGACTCGATCACACCGGTAATGGACACATCGACGAGGCTCTCAGACAACAGGCTCTCGCCGAGGAGGAGGCTGCTATGAATCAGTACAAG GCCAAGGTACAATCACCATCGGGTGGACCGAGCACGAATCCGTTCCTGAGTTCACCAACCGGAAGCGGAAATCAGCCGATCGTCGATCTCTTCGGTTCAGCGCCGACCACAGATTCTCAG TCTCAGAAAGCGTCGGATGACCTTCTCCAGCTTGCAGGAAATCCGTTTGCCGACATGTTCGGAGCGCCACAACCGGCAGCTCCTCAACAACCGCAGCCACAAAACAATATGTGGATGACCAACGGTAATG GTTTCGCGGTTGGGCCAGCGGCAAGTAATAACTTTGTTACAGATAACAATTTCTCATCGGTGTTCGGAGGTCAAGAACAAGGGACGG CTGCCGGCCCAGGATCGGTTGGATCCGTGCCCAATCCCTTCATGAACGATTTTCCACCTCCCAACACGAGCAATCCTCAACCTTCCGGTAACAACGCGACGATCGGTATGTTCGGTAACGAGTCCCGTAACGCCGGGGGAGATCCCTTCAGTGGGGTCGGACAGGCGGATATGTTTGGGGGCGACTCTGCAATGGCGAAGACTTCGGATATCGTTGAGGCCGTTGGTGCTGACTTTGTTAACGCTGGTAATAACGTCGTCCAGAATAATAACGGGCAGCAATCATCATCAGCGGGTTCAATGTCGCATGCGACCTCACTGGGTACTGCAAAGTCCAATGCAACGCCGCCGCCCAGACCGCCCCCACCCGGAACAATCGGTGCTGTTAATGACAATTCAACGCCGAGGCCAATGTCACCCGCGATTGGAGCTCCTTCCAACTCCGCTGGTAGACAAAACTTTGCGAATCCCAATAAGAGCGCCTTCGACGATCTCAATGACAGCATTCGTATGGCACTGGGTGGGTCTCCTTCGCGTCCGGCACCCGGCGCTCCATCCCAAGCCACTCAACTCTCGCAACAGCAGCAATCCATCCCCAATCAACAACCGCAGCAACGACAAATTCCTGGCGGATGGATCGCCGATAACGACATTGCTCCTGTTGCTAATGTCGGTGGCTTGGCTATGACGGCTCCTGCTTCTGGACAAACGGTTATGGGACCCGTTACCAATACCGGATATCCCCAAATCCCTAACCAAACTTCCCAGCTACCCGTGGGATACGGCTCTCCGGCAAAACAACCAATGTCAG CAGCGGGTCAACCGGCGACAACAACCACCGCCGGAAGCAAAGTACTGACTGGCGATTTGGACAGCAGCCTGGCAAGCCTCGCTCAAAATCTCACCATCAACAAAAGCGCCCAACCCCAAGTCAA GACTATGCAGTGGAACTCGCCGAAGAATACAGCAAAGACGGGTGGCCCAGCTGGATGGACGCCTCAGCCAATGGCAGCTACGACCGGAGCGGGATATCGTCCAATG GGTATGCAAAATATGCCGATGGGCATGCAGGGTATGCAGGGTATGAGGCCAATGATGGGTGTTATGCCTGGTGAGAACGCCGGGACTACCGGAGCGGCCCCAATGATGATGACCGGTGCGAACCCAATGATGGGTCCCGGTGGCCCTATGCAACCTCAACAGCAACCTCAATCCATCGGTGGCCAAACGACCAATAACGCCGTACAGCTTGATCCCTTTGGTGCTCTGTGA
- the lap gene encoding phosphatidylinositol-binding clathrin assembly protein isoform X8, which produces MAGQTINDRLLAARHSIAGQGLAKSVCKATTEEMIGPKKKHLDYLIHCTNEPNVSIPQLANLLIERSQNTNWTVVFKALITVHHMLCYGNERFTQYLASSNSTFQLSNFLDKSGVQAGARVGYDMSPFIRRYAKYLNEKAMSYRSVAFDFCKVKRGKEDGTLRTMNVEKLLKTLPVLQAQLDSLLEFDCTANDLTNGVISMAFMLLFRDLIRLFACYNDGIINLLEKYFDMNKKQCRDALDLYKKFLIRMDRVGEFLKVAESVDIDKGDIPDLTKAPSSLLDALEQHLASLEGKKGSAANTPTQSASNRTNVKSGVSALSSTSTAFGTAASNARLDHTGNGHIDEALRQQALAEEEAAMNQYKAKVQSPSGGPSTNPFLSSPTGSGNQPIVDLFGSAPTTDSQSQKASDDLLQLAGNPFADMFGAPQPAAPQQPQPQNNMWMTNDNNFSSVFGGQEQGTAAGPGSVGSVPNPFMNDFPPPNTSNPQPSGNNATIGMFGNESRNAGGDPFSGVGQADMFGGDSAMAKTSDIVEAVGADFVNAGNNVVQNNNGQQSSSAGSMSHATSLGTAKSNATPPPRPPPPGTIGAVNDNSTPRPMSPAIGAPSNSAGRQNFANPNKSAFDDLNDSIRMALGGSPSRPAPGAPSQATQLSQQQQSIPNQQPQQRQIPGGWIADNDIAPVANVGGLAMTAPASGQTVMGPVTNTGYPQIPNQTSQLPVGYGSPAKQPMSAAGQPATTTTAGSKVLTGDLDSSLASLAQNLTINKSAQPQVKTMQWNSPKNTAKTGGPAGWTPQPMAATTGAGYRPMGQGMTQLPPTTTLGFSQTAPLGMQNMPMGMQGMQGMRPMMGVMPGENAGTTGAAPMMMTGANPMMGPGGPMQPQQQPQSIGGQTTNNAVQLDPFGAL; this is translated from the exons ATTTAATACATTGCACGAACGAGCCCAACGTTTCGATACCACAACTGGCAAATCTCCTGATCGAGAGATCCCAAAACACAAATTGGACAGTCGTCTTTAAGGCTCTAATAACCGTACATCACATGCTCTGCTATGGAAACGAG AGGTTTACTCAGTACCTTGCGTCGAGCAACAGCACGTTCCAGCTCAGTAATTTCCTGGACAAAAGTGGTGTGCAAG CCGGAGCTCGGGTGG GGTACGATATGTCGCCGTTCATCAGGCGATACGCCAAATATCTTAACGAGAAAGCAATGTCGTACAGAAGTGTGGCCTTCGATTTCTGCAAAGTCAAACGAGG GAAGGAAGATGGCACGCTGCGCACAATgaacgttgaaaaacttcTGAAGACCTTGCCGGTGCTCCAGGCACAGTTGGACTCACTCCTTGAATTCGATTGCACGGCCAATGATCTCACCAATGGCGTTATCAGTATGGCTTTCATGCTTCTCTTCCGAGATCTTATAAGGCTCTTTGCTTGCTACAACGATGGTATCATTAATCTATTAG AAAAGTACTTCGACATGAATAAAAAGCAATGCAGAGACGCTTTGGATCTGTACAAAAAGTTTCTAATACGAATGGATCGGGTCGGAGAATTCCTCAAAGTTGCTGAG AGTGTGGATATCGACAAAGGCGATATTCCTGACCTCACCAAG GCTCCGAGCAGTTTGTTGGACGCATTGGAACAGCACTTGGCATCCCTCGAAGGAAAGAAAGGTTCGGCGGCCAACACCCCGACTCAATCAGCCAG CAATAGAACGAATGTAAAGTCGGGAGTGTCCGCCCTGTCTTCCACCAGTACGGCCTTTGGAACCGCCGCCAGCAACGCCCGACTCGATCACACCGGTAATGGACACATCGACGAGGCTCTCAGACAACAGGCTCTCGCCGAGGAGGAGGCTGCTATGAATCAGTACAAG GCCAAGGTACAATCACCATCGGGTGGACCGAGCACGAATCCGTTCCTGAGTTCACCAACCGGAAGCGGAAATCAGCCGATCGTCGATCTCTTCGGTTCAGCGCCGACCACAGATTCTCAG TCTCAGAAAGCGTCGGATGACCTTCTCCAGCTTGCAGGAAATCCGTTTGCCGACATGTTCGGAGCGCCACAACCGGCAGCTCCTCAACAACCGCAGCCACAAAACAATATGTGGATGACCAACG ATAACAATTTCTCATCGGTGTTCGGAGGTCAAGAACAAGGGACGG CTGCCGGCCCAGGATCGGTTGGATCCGTGCCCAATCCCTTCATGAACGATTTTCCACCTCCCAACACGAGCAATCCTCAACCTTCCGGTAACAACGCGACGATCGGTATGTTCGGTAACGAGTCCCGTAACGCCGGGGGAGATCCCTTCAGTGGGGTCGGACAGGCGGATATGTTTGGGGGCGACTCTGCAATGGCGAAGACTTCGGATATCGTTGAGGCCGTTGGTGCTGACTTTGTTAACGCTGGTAATAACGTCGTCCAGAATAATAACGGGCAGCAATCATCATCAGCGGGTTCAATGTCGCATGCGACCTCACTGGGTACTGCAAAGTCCAATGCAACGCCGCCGCCCAGACCGCCCCCACCCGGAACAATCGGTGCTGTTAATGACAATTCAACGCCGAGGCCAATGTCACCCGCGATTGGAGCTCCTTCCAACTCCGCTGGTAGACAAAACTTTGCGAATCCCAATAAGAGCGCCTTCGACGATCTCAATGACAGCATTCGTATGGCACTGGGTGGGTCTCCTTCGCGTCCGGCACCCGGCGCTCCATCCCAAGCCACTCAACTCTCGCAACAGCAGCAATCCATCCCCAATCAACAACCGCAGCAACGACAAATTCCTGGCGGATGGATCGCCGATAACGACATTGCTCCTGTTGCTAATGTCGGTGGCTTGGCTATGACGGCTCCTGCTTCTGGACAAACGGTTATGGGACCCGTTACCAATACCGGATATCCCCAAATCCCTAACCAAACTTCCCAGCTACCCGTGGGATACGGCTCTCCGGCAAAACAACCAATGTCAG CAGCGGGTCAACCGGCGACAACAACCACCGCCGGAAGCAAAGTACTGACTGGCGATTTGGACAGCAGCCTGGCAAGCCTCGCTCAAAATCTCACCATCAACAAAAGCGCCCAACCCCAAGTCAA GACTATGCAGTGGAACTCGCCGAAGAATACAGCAAAGACGGGTGGCCCAGCTGGATGGACGCCTCAGCCAATGGCAGCTACGACCGGAGCGGGATATCGTCCAATG GGCCAAGGAATGACGCAACTCCCTCCAACCACCACTTTGGGCTTCTCTCAAACCGCACCGTTG GGTATGCAAAATATGCCGATGGGCATGCAGGGTATGCAGGGTATGAGGCCAATGATGGGTGTTATGCCTGGTGAGAACGCCGGGACTACCGGAGCGGCCCCAATGATGATGACCGGTGCGAACCCAATGATGGGTCCCGGTGGCCCTATGCAACCTCAACAGCAACCTCAATCCATCGGTGGCCAAACGACCAATAACGCCGTACAGCTTGATCCCTTTGGTGCTCTGTGA